Proteins from a genomic interval of Mycolicibacterium grossiae:
- a CDS encoding uracil-xanthine permease family protein, whose amino-acid sequence MNALRWTPVARDAVVVAPDERLSWPRTIGIGAQHVVAMFGATFLVPVLTGFPPATTLLFSGIGTILFLIITGNRLPSYLGSSFAVISPVVAAVGSQGPGGALGGLVALGLVLVVVGGVVHVVGTRWLNAALPPVVTGAVVALIGFNLAPAAKANFEKGPLVAIVTLVLLVATLAFFRGIIGRLAIFIAVVLGYVLAWILDDVDPAAKAAIDSAAWIGLPDFTTPTFSLAVLPLFLPAVIALLAENIGHVKSVGQMTATDTDPLLGRAIAADGVATTLAGLGGGSATTTYAENIGVMAATRVYSTAAYWVAAVVAIVLAMCPKIGALISAIPAGVLGGATVVLYGLVGVLGIRIWLTNHVDFGLPINQMTAAIPLIIGIADFTWTAGDLTFTGIALGSIAALVVYHGMRALGFRTAAQNGGGVPSRVPPPA is encoded by the coding sequence GTGAACGCTTTGCGCTGGACCCCCGTGGCCCGCGACGCCGTGGTCGTCGCACCCGACGAGCGGCTGAGCTGGCCACGGACGATCGGCATCGGCGCACAGCACGTGGTGGCGATGTTCGGCGCGACGTTCCTGGTCCCGGTGCTCACCGGGTTCCCGCCCGCCACGACGCTGCTGTTCTCCGGCATCGGCACGATCCTGTTCCTGATCATCACCGGCAACCGCCTGCCGAGTTACCTCGGGTCGAGCTTCGCCGTCATCTCGCCAGTGGTGGCGGCCGTCGGCTCGCAGGGCCCGGGCGGTGCGCTCGGCGGACTGGTGGCGCTCGGCCTGGTGCTCGTCGTCGTCGGCGGCGTGGTGCACGTCGTCGGGACGCGCTGGCTGAACGCGGCACTGCCACCGGTGGTGACGGGCGCCGTGGTGGCGCTGATCGGGTTCAACCTGGCCCCTGCGGCCAAGGCCAACTTCGAGAAGGGCCCGCTGGTCGCCATCGTGACGCTGGTGCTGCTGGTCGCGACGCTGGCGTTCTTCCGCGGCATCATCGGCCGCCTGGCGATCTTCATCGCCGTGGTGCTGGGCTACGTGCTGGCGTGGATCCTCGACGACGTCGACCCCGCCGCCAAGGCGGCCATCGACTCCGCGGCCTGGATCGGCCTGCCCGACTTCACCACGCCCACCTTCTCCCTCGCGGTGCTGCCGCTGTTCCTGCCCGCGGTGATCGCCCTGCTGGCCGAGAACATCGGCCACGTGAAGTCGGTCGGGCAGATGACCGCCACCGACACCGACCCGCTGCTGGGGCGCGCGATCGCCGCCGACGGCGTCGCCACCACGCTGGCCGGGCTGGGCGGCGGCTCGGCCACCACGACGTACGCGGAGAACATCGGTGTCATGGCGGCCACCCGGGTGTACTCGACCGCGGCGTACTGGGTGGCGGCCGTGGTGGCGATCGTGCTGGCGATGTGCCCGAAGATCGGTGCGCTGATCTCCGCCATTCCCGCCGGCGTGCTCGGCGGCGCCACCGTCGTGCTCTACGGGCTCGTCGGGGTGCTCGGCATCCGCATCTGGCTCACCAACCACGTCGACTTCGGCCTGCCGATCAATCAGATGACGGCGGCCATCCCGCTCATCATCGGCATCGCCGACTTCACCTGGACAGCCGGGGATCTCACGTTCACCGGCATCGCCCTGGGATCGATCGCCGCGCTGGTGGTCTACCACGGCATGCGGGCGCTGGGCTTCCGCACCGCCGCTCAGAACGGTGGTGGCGTGCCGTCACGGGTGCCGCCCCCGGCATAG
- a CDS encoding APC family permease produces MIGAGVFVAMAPAAAAAGSWLPLGLAIAALVAYCNATSSARLAARYPQSGGTYVYGRERLGPFWGHAAGWSFVVGKTASCAAMALTVGAYAWPAHANAVAVAAVLALTAVNVAGVQKSALLTRVIVAVVLAVLVMVVVVAVDPGRIGSTTFQGSVGVGGVLQSAGLLFFAFAGYARIATLGEEVRDPATVIPRAISTALTITLVVYAAVAVTVLSALGASGLASATAPLADAVTAAGHPGLAPVVRVGAVVAALGSLLALILGVSRTTLAMARDRHLPGTLAAIHPRFDTPYRAEIAVGVVVAVVVALVDVRGAIGFSSFAVLVYYAIANASAFTLGRRVVPTIGLIGCVVVAFALPTAAVLSGAAVVLLGALAFGVRRRIGVHTAP; encoded by the coding sequence ATGATCGGGGCGGGCGTCTTCGTCGCCATGGCGCCCGCCGCGGCCGCCGCGGGGAGCTGGCTGCCGCTCGGCCTGGCCATTGCGGCGCTGGTGGCGTACTGCAACGCGACGTCGTCGGCCCGGCTGGCCGCCCGCTACCCCCAGTCCGGCGGCACCTACGTGTACGGCCGGGAGCGCCTGGGCCCGTTCTGGGGTCACGCGGCGGGCTGGAGCTTCGTGGTCGGCAAGACGGCGTCGTGTGCGGCGATGGCCCTCACCGTCGGCGCCTACGCGTGGCCGGCGCACGCGAACGCCGTCGCCGTCGCCGCCGTGCTCGCCCTGACGGCGGTCAACGTGGCCGGCGTCCAGAAGTCGGCGCTGCTGACCCGCGTCATCGTGGCCGTGGTGCTCGCCGTCCTCGTGATGGTCGTCGTGGTCGCCGTCGACCCGGGCCGCATCGGCTCGACGACGTTTCAGGGCAGCGTCGGCGTGGGCGGGGTGCTGCAGTCGGCCGGGCTGCTGTTCTTCGCGTTCGCCGGGTACGCCCGGATCGCGACGCTCGGCGAGGAGGTCCGCGACCCCGCGACCGTCATCCCCCGGGCCATCAGCACCGCGCTGACCATCACGCTGGTGGTCTACGCGGCGGTGGCGGTGACGGTGCTGTCCGCACTGGGCGCCTCGGGCCTGGCGTCGGCGACGGCGCCGCTGGCCGACGCGGTCACGGCGGCCGGCCATCCCGGGCTCGCACCCGTCGTCCGGGTCGGCGCGGTGGTCGCCGCCCTCGGGTCGCTGCTCGCACTCATCCTGGGCGTCTCGCGCACGACGCTGGCCATGGCCCGTGATCGGCATCTGCCGGGCACGCTGGCGGCCATCCACCCCCGGTTCGACACGCCCTACCGCGCCGAGATCGCCGTGGGCGTCGTGGTCGCCGTCGTCGTGGCGCTGGTCGACGTCCGCGGGGCGATCGGCTTCTCGTCGTTCGCGGTCTTGGTCTACTACGCGATCGCCAACGCCTCGGCGTTCACCCTCGGGCGCCGCGTGGTGCCGACCATCGGGCTGATCGGCTGCGTGGTGGTCGCGTTCGCGTTGCCGACGGCCGCGGTGCTGTCCGGGGCCGCGGTGGTGCTGCTCGGCGCGCTGGCGTTCGGCGTGCGCCGCCGGATCGGCGTGCACACCGCCCCGTGA
- a CDS encoding flavin-containing monooxygenase, whose translation MTSEQHDAVIVGAGFAGIGAAIQLKRLGIDDFVILEREDDLGGTWYVNHYPGLAVDVPTTTYSYFFEPNPNWSRLFTPGPEIKRYADHVADKYDVRKHIRFSTVVQGARWDEDASVWRVALGDGSTLTATYLLTATGFLSQPKVPDIAGIADYAGTVIHTTEWDDDFDPRGRRIAIIGTGATAVQLIPELAASAAELTVYQRTPIWVAPKVDLEFSERTKRIFARIPFTQRIVRAITDTIYEAMITVGVVNYRVPFFRRLNISAMDLCKIHQFIQIRDKDLRRRLTPDYDIGCKRPTFSNKYFRAFTKPHVHLQDAGIDHVTTDGIVNADGTKTEIDTLVLATGFDLWEANFPAIEVIGREGRNLGKWWRDTRFQAYQGVSMPYFPNYLSLASPYAFLGLNFFNTMEYQMRLMERLFGEVKRRGATTFEVTEEANAAYLDRMTELLGGSLWTIGNCTSSRSYYFNPQGEPSLLRPMSTQTAIREASEFPLDDYRIA comes from the coding sequence ATGACTTCGGAGCAGCACGACGCGGTCATCGTGGGCGCCGGTTTCGCCGGCATCGGCGCGGCCATCCAGCTCAAGCGGTTGGGCATCGATGACTTCGTCATCCTCGAGCGCGAGGACGACCTCGGCGGCACCTGGTACGTCAACCACTACCCGGGTCTCGCCGTCGACGTCCCCACCACGACGTACTCCTACTTCTTCGAGCCGAACCCGAACTGGTCGCGCCTGTTCACTCCCGGCCCGGAGATCAAGCGGTACGCCGATCACGTCGCCGACAAGTACGACGTGCGCAAGCACATCCGCTTCTCCACCGTGGTGCAGGGCGCGCGCTGGGACGAGGACGCCTCGGTGTGGCGCGTCGCGCTCGGGGACGGCTCGACGCTGACGGCCACCTACCTGCTGACCGCCACCGGCTTCCTGTCCCAGCCGAAGGTGCCCGACATCGCGGGCATCGCCGACTACGCGGGCACCGTCATCCACACGACCGAGTGGGACGACGACTTCGATCCCCGCGGGCGGCGCATCGCGATCATCGGCACCGGCGCCACCGCCGTGCAGCTCATCCCCGAACTCGCGGCGTCGGCCGCCGAGCTGACCGTCTACCAGCGCACGCCCATCTGGGTCGCGCCCAAGGTCGACCTGGAGTTCTCCGAGCGCACCAAGCGGATCTTCGCGCGGATCCCGTTCACCCAGCGCATCGTCCGCGCCATCACCGACACGATCTACGAGGCGATGATCACCGTCGGCGTGGTGAACTACCGGGTGCCGTTCTTCCGGCGGCTCAACATCTCGGCGATGGACCTGTGCAAGATCCACCAGTTCATCCAGATCCGGGACAAGGACCTGCGGCGCAGGCTGACGCCGGACTACGACATCGGCTGCAAGCGACCGACGTTCTCCAACAAGTACTTCCGCGCGTTCACCAAGCCGCACGTGCACCTGCAGGACGCCGGCATCGACCACGTCACGACCGACGGCATCGTCAACGCCGACGGCACCAAGACCGAGATCGACACCCTGGTGCTGGCCACCGGCTTCGACCTGTGGGAGGCCAACTTCCCGGCCATCGAGGTCATCGGCCGCGAGGGCCGCAACCTCGGGAAGTGGTGGCGCGACACGCGTTTCCAGGCCTACCAGGGCGTCTCCATGCCGTACTTCCCGAACTACCTCAGTCTCGCCAGCCCGTATGCGTTCCTCGGCTTGAACTTCTTCAACACGATGGAATACCAGATGCGGTTGATGGAGCGGCTGTTCGGCGAGGTGAAGCGCCGCGGCGCGACGACGTTCGAGGTCACCGAGGAGGCCAACGCCGCCTACCTCGACCGCATGACCGAACTGCTCGGCGGCTCGCTGTGGACGATCGGCAACTGCACCTCGTCACGGTCCTACTACTTCAATCCCCAGGGTGAGCCGAGCCTGCTGCGACCGATGTCGACGCAGACCGCCATCCGGGAGGCCTCCGAGTTCCCGCTCGACGACTACCGCATCGCCTGA
- a CDS encoding septum formation family protein gives MTWPSGDPNQPYGQQPPPPYGPGYPQQPGYPPPPPPPLPYQQGPYGTPYPQGYPPQPPPKKSKKPLIIALVVVGVLAVVGIGVVAVLTFAFKDRVVATDVQVGSCITDVPTESRIMTLPTVDCAKPHGGEVYAVLNMPDGDYPGAAAIDEWQNKCPEELATYSPDAMLDETVGVFVLYPTKETWDVGDRAVTCIATFDQPRTGTLK, from the coding sequence GTGACCTGGCCGTCCGGAGACCCGAACCAGCCCTACGGGCAGCAGCCGCCGCCGCCGTACGGTCCGGGGTATCCGCAGCAGCCGGGCTACCCGCCCCCGCCTCCCCCGCCGCTGCCCTACCAGCAGGGTCCCTACGGGACGCCGTACCCGCAGGGCTACCCGCCGCAGCCGCCGCCGAAGAAGTCGAAGAAGCCGCTCATCATCGCCCTGGTCGTCGTCGGCGTACTGGCCGTGGTCGGCATCGGCGTCGTCGCGGTCCTGACATTCGCCTTCAAGGACCGCGTCGTGGCCACCGACGTCCAGGTCGGCAGCTGCATCACCGACGTGCCGACCGAGTCGCGCATCATGACCCTGCCGACGGTCGACTGCGCCAAGCCGCACGGCGGCGAGGTGTACGCCGTGCTGAACATGCCCGACGGCGACTACCCGGGCGCGGCGGCGATCGACGAGTGGCAGAACAAGTGCCCCGAGGAGCTGGCGACCTACTCCCCCGACGCGATGCTCGACGAGACGGTCGGGGTGTTCGTCCTGTACCCGACGAAGGAGACCTGGGACGTCGGCGACCGCGCCGTGACGTGCATCGCCACGTTCGACCAGCCGCGCACCGGCACGCTGAAGTAG
- a CDS encoding alpha/beta hydrolase family protein, whose translation MTLDAIAGVAHHPDGTPAGAVVLTHGAGGNRDAPMLVRVCDEWARRSWLAVRYDLPYRRRRPKGPPSGSATADQEGVAEAVALARTLVPDRPVLAGGHSYGGRMTSMAVADGLDVAVLTLFSYPLHPPGKPERARTAHLPAIAAPTVFTHGTSDPFGTVDEVRAAAALVGAPTRVVEVTGARHDLGSKTLDVPALAVTAAIGLLP comes from the coding sequence GTGACACTCGACGCCATCGCCGGGGTCGCGCACCACCCGGACGGCACGCCGGCCGGAGCGGTGGTCCTGACGCACGGGGCCGGCGGCAACCGCGACGCGCCGATGCTGGTGCGCGTGTGCGACGAGTGGGCGCGCCGCAGCTGGCTCGCCGTCCGCTACGACCTGCCTTACCGCAGGCGCCGCCCGAAGGGCCCGCCGTCCGGATCGGCGACGGCCGATCAGGAGGGCGTGGCCGAGGCCGTCGCGCTCGCCCGCACCCTGGTCCCGGACCGCCCGGTGCTCGCGGGCGGCCACTCCTACGGCGGACGGATGACGTCCATGGCGGTCGCCGACGGGCTCGACGTCGCCGTGCTGACGCTGTTCTCCTATCCACTGCACCCCCCGGGCAAGCCGGAACGCGCCCGCACCGCACACCTGCCGGCGATCGCGGCGCCGACGGTCTTCACCCACGGCACGTCCGACCCGTTCGGGACGGTGGACGAGGTGCGCGCGGCGGCCGCTCTCGTCGGCGCGCCGACGAGAGTCGTCGAGGTGACCGGAGCCCGGCACGACCTCGGCTCGAAGACCCTCGACGTGCCCGCGCTGGCGGTCACGGCGGCGATCGGTCTGCTGCCCTGA
- the thiD gene encoding bifunctional hydroxymethylpyrimidine kinase/phosphomethylpyrimidine kinase, with translation MTDFLPLSPPGAAPRRVLTIAGTDSGGGAGIQADSRTFAMLGVHGLVAVVAVTVQNSVGVQGFHEIPVDVIAGQIQSVVGDIGMQAAKTGMLASSEIIGCVAETWRGLGTDAPLVVDPVCASMHGDPLLHPSALDALRSELLPLATLVTPNLDEVRHLTGIEVVDDATQRDAARALHALGPAWALVKGGHLRSSAHSPDLLFDGSEFHEFVAERIDTGHDHGAGDTLAAAAASALAHGMEVPAAVAFAKRWVTECLRAAYPLGHGHGPVSALFRLSAS, from the coding sequence GTGACCGACTTCCTGCCCCTGTCCCCGCCCGGCGCGGCCCCGCGGCGAGTGCTGACCATCGCCGGCACAGACTCCGGCGGCGGCGCGGGCATCCAGGCCGATTCGCGGACCTTCGCGATGCTGGGCGTGCACGGGTTGGTGGCGGTGGTCGCCGTGACCGTGCAGAACTCCGTCGGGGTCCAGGGTTTCCACGAGATCCCGGTCGACGTCATCGCCGGCCAGATTCAGTCGGTGGTCGGCGACATCGGCATGCAGGCGGCCAAGACCGGCATGCTGGCGTCGTCGGAGATCATCGGCTGCGTCGCCGAGACGTGGCGGGGCCTCGGCACCGACGCCCCGCTGGTGGTCGACCCGGTGTGCGCATCGATGCACGGCGACCCCCTGCTGCACCCGTCGGCGCTCGACGCGTTGCGCTCCGAACTGCTCCCGCTCGCCACGCTGGTGACGCCGAACCTCGACGAGGTGCGCCACCTCACCGGCATCGAGGTCGTCGACGACGCCACCCAGCGCGACGCGGCCCGTGCGCTGCACGCCCTCGGTCCGGCCTGGGCGCTGGTCAAGGGCGGGCACCTGCGGTCGTCGGCACACAGCCCGGACCTGCTGTTCGACGGCAGCGAATTCCACGAGTTCGTCGCCGAGCGCATCGACACCGGCCATGACCACGGCGCGGGCGACACCCTGGCCGCGGCGGCCGCGTCCGCGCTGGCGCACGGCATGGAGGTCCCCGCGGCGGTCGCCTTCGCCAAGCGGTGGGTGACCGAGTGTCTCCGCGCGGCCTATCCCCTGGGCCACGGGCACGGACCGGTCTCGGCGCTGTTCCGGCTGTCGGCGTCGTGA
- the thiC gene encoding phosphomethylpyrimidine synthase ThiC, which yields MAVFSEPTITTGPITGSTKTYRVLPDGGRVPFRRVHLTTGDHLDLYDTSGPYTDARAAIDLDAGLPSRPGVVRDRGTQLQRARRGEITAEMAFVAAREGMPAELVRDEVARGRAVIPANHDHPESEPMIIGKAFAVKVNANIGNSAVTSSIAEEVDKMVWATRWGADTIMDLSTGRDIHETREWILRNSPVPVGTVPIYQALEKVGGDPTRLEWNLYRDTVIEQCEQGVDYMTVHAGVLLRHVPLTARRVTGIVSRGGSIMAAWMLAHQRESFLYEHFGELCEILARHDVTFSLGDGLRPGSIADANDAAQFAELRTLGELTTVAREHGVQVMTEGPGHVPMHKIVENVRLEEELCDEAPFYTLGPLTTDIAPAYDHITSGIGAAIIAAAGTAMLCYVTPKEHLGLPNRKDVKDGVITYKIAAHAADLAKGHPGAQQRDDALSKARFDFRWHDQFALALDPDTAREFHDETLPAEPAKTAHFCSMCGPKFCSMRISHDIRAEHGDRIPLPLTEATP from the coding sequence ATGGCTGTCTTCAGCGAACCCACCATCACCACCGGCCCCATCACGGGCAGCACCAAGACCTACCGGGTGCTGCCCGACGGCGGCCGCGTGCCGTTCCGCCGGGTGCACCTCACCACCGGCGACCACCTCGACCTGTACGACACGTCGGGCCCGTACACCGACGCTCGTGCCGCCATCGACCTCGATGCCGGCCTGCCGTCGCGGCCGGGCGTCGTGCGCGACCGCGGCACCCAGTTGCAGCGCGCCCGGCGCGGCGAGATCACCGCCGAGATGGCCTTCGTCGCGGCACGCGAGGGCATGCCGGCCGAACTGGTGCGCGACGAGGTGGCCCGCGGCCGGGCGGTGATCCCCGCCAACCACGACCATCCCGAGAGCGAGCCGATGATCATCGGCAAGGCGTTCGCGGTCAAGGTCAACGCCAACATCGGCAACTCGGCGGTGACGTCCTCGATCGCCGAGGAGGTCGACAAGATGGTGTGGGCCACCCGCTGGGGCGCCGACACCATCATGGATCTCTCCACCGGCCGCGACATCCACGAGACGCGGGAGTGGATTCTGCGCAACTCGCCGGTGCCCGTGGGGACGGTCCCCATCTACCAGGCACTCGAGAAGGTCGGCGGCGATCCCACCCGGCTGGAGTGGAACCTGTACCGCGACACCGTGATCGAGCAGTGCGAGCAGGGCGTCGACTACATGACGGTGCACGCCGGGGTGCTGTTGCGCCACGTTCCGCTGACCGCGCGCCGGGTCACCGGCATCGTCAGCCGCGGCGGCTCCATCATGGCCGCCTGGATGCTGGCCCACCAGCGCGAGTCGTTCCTCTACGAGCACTTCGGCGAGCTGTGCGAGATCCTCGCCCGCCACGACGTGACCTTCTCCCTGGGCGACGGACTGCGGCCGGGTTCGATCGCCGACGCCAACGACGCGGCGCAGTTCGCCGAACTCCGCACCCTTGGGGAGCTGACGACGGTCGCCAGGGAGCACGGCGTGCAGGTGATGACCGAGGGTCCCGGCCACGTGCCGATGCACAAGATCGTGGAGAACGTCCGCCTCGAGGAGGAACTGTGCGACGAGGCGCCGTTCTACACGCTGGGTCCGCTGACCACCGACATCGCGCCGGCATACGACCACATCACGTCCGGGATCGGCGCCGCGATCATCGCCGCGGCCGGGACGGCCATGCTCTGCTACGTCACCCCGAAGGAACACCTCGGACTGCCCAACCGCAAGGACGTGAAGGACGGGGTCATCACCTACAAGATCGCCGCGCACGCCGCCGACCTCGCGAAGGGCCACCCCGGCGCGCAGCAGCGCGACGACGCACTGTCCAAGGCGCGCTTCGACTTCCGCTGGCACGACCAGTTCGCCCTGGCGCTCGACCCGGACACCGCGCGGGAGTTCCACGACGAGACGCTGCCGGCGGAGCCCGCGAAGACGGCGCACTTCTGCTCGATGTGCGGCCCGAAGTTCTGCTCGATGCGTATCAGTCACGACATCCGCGCCGAGCACGGCGACCGGATCCCGCTGCCCCTGACGGAGGCCACGCCGTGA
- a CDS encoding MFS transporter, with translation MTTEIEATTRTDAEGVRTARRRLRMDHDHPHYKWIVLSNTTLGTLLATINASIVLISLPAIFRGIGLNPLAPGNVSYLLWMLMGYLVVTAVLVVPFGRLGDMLGRVRIYNLGFVVFTVAAVALSFDPFHLGGGAVWLIAWRVVQGVGGAMLMASSSAILTDAFPANQRGMALGVNMVSAVAGSFLGLLIGGALSEWHWKAIFWVGVPIGLAGTIWSLRSLRELGARTPGRLDWAGTFTFGIGLTVLLTGITYGIQPYGDSSTGWTNPWVIGAIGGGLLLLVVFCLVELRVAQPMVDVRLFRSATFGMGNLAGLMSSVGRGGLQFMLIIWLQGIWLPLHGYDFESTPLWAAIYMLPVTVGFLIAGPLAGSLSDRFGARPFTVGGMVLMAGSFVALVLIPVDFDYWVFAVLIFLNGLGGGIFTAPNTAAIMSSVPAAQRGAASGVRATFFNAGSSLSIGIFFSLMIVGLANTLPSALSSGLQDQGVSADVAHQVAGLPPVGSLFAAFLGYNPMAELLEPYHALQQPGVDAAALTGNAFFPHLIAGPFHSGLVVVFVAAAVMMAIGAVASMFNPGRYATPDA, from the coding sequence GTGACCACAGAGATCGAAGCGACGACCAGAACCGACGCCGAAGGGGTGCGGACGGCGCGCCGACGCCTGCGGATGGACCACGATCACCCGCACTACAAGTGGATCGTGTTGTCGAACACCACGCTCGGCACGCTGTTGGCCACCATCAACGCGTCCATCGTCTTGATCTCGCTGCCGGCGATCTTCCGCGGCATCGGCCTGAATCCGCTGGCCCCGGGCAACGTGAGCTACCTGCTGTGGATGCTGATGGGCTACCTCGTCGTCACGGCGGTGCTCGTCGTGCCGTTCGGGCGGCTCGGCGACATGCTCGGCCGCGTCCGCATCTACAACCTCGGCTTCGTCGTGTTCACCGTCGCCGCGGTGGCGTTGTCCTTCGACCCCTTCCACCTCGGCGGCGGCGCCGTCTGGCTCATCGCCTGGCGCGTCGTGCAGGGCGTCGGCGGCGCGATGCTGATGGCGTCCTCGTCGGCGATCCTCACCGACGCCTTTCCGGCGAACCAGCGCGGCATGGCGCTCGGCGTCAACATGGTGTCCGCCGTGGCGGGGTCGTTCCTCGGCCTGCTGATCGGCGGCGCGCTGTCGGAGTGGCACTGGAAGGCCATCTTCTGGGTCGGCGTGCCGATCGGCCTGGCCGGCACCATCTGGAGCCTGCGGTCGCTGCGCGAGCTGGGCGCCCGCACCCCGGGCCGCCTCGACTGGGCGGGCACGTTCACCTTCGGCATCGGGTTGACGGTGCTGCTCACCGGGATCACGTACGGCATCCAGCCCTACGGCGACTCGTCGACCGGCTGGACCAACCCGTGGGTGATCGGCGCCATCGGCGGTGGCCTGCTGCTGCTGGTCGTCTTCTGCCTCGTCGAACTGCGCGTGGCGCAACCCATGGTCGACGTCCGGCTGTTCCGGTCGGCGACGTTCGGCATGGGCAACCTGGCCGGCCTGATGTCCTCGGTGGGGCGCGGCGGGCTGCAGTTCATGCTCATCATCTGGCTGCAGGGCATCTGGCTTCCGTTGCACGGCTACGACTTCGAGTCGACGCCGCTGTGGGCTGCCATCTACATGCTGCCCGTCACGGTGGGCTTCCTGATCGCCGGTCCGCTGGCCGGCTCGCTGTCGGACCGCTTCGGTGCGCGCCCGTTCACCGTGGGCGGCATGGTGCTCATGGCCGGGTCGTTCGTGGCGCTGGTGCTCATCCCGGTCGACTTCGACTACTGGGTGTTCGCCGTGCTGATCTTCCTCAACGGGCTGGGCGGCGGCATCTTCACCGCGCCGAACACCGCGGCCATCATGTCGAGTGTGCCTGCCGCGCAACGTGGTGCGGCCTCGGGCGTGCGGGCGACGTTCTTCAACGCCGGGTCGTCGCTGTCGATCGGCATCTTCTTCTCGCTGATGATCGTGGGCCTCGCGAACACGCTGCCCTCGGCGCTCAGCTCGGGCCTCCAGGACCAGGGCGTCTCGGCCGACGTGGCCCACCAGGTCGCCGGGCTGCCTCCCGTCGGCAGCCTGTTCGCCGCCTTCCTCGGGTACAACCCGATGGCCGAGCTGCTGGAGCCGTACCACGCCCTGCAGCAGCCCGGGGTCGACGCCGCGGCCCTGACCGGCAATGCCTTCTTCCCGCACCTCATCGCCGGTCCGTTCCACAGTGGCCTGGTGGTGGTCTTCGTCGCCGCGGCGGTCATGATGGCGATCGGCGCGGTGGCGTCGATGTTCAACCCGGGGCGGTACGCGACGCCCGACGCGTGA
- a CDS encoding response regulator transcription factor, which yields MTTAPVRPRAQQPRAAILGKLPPIRREDGSPIRVLLVDDERALTNLVKMALHHEGWTVETAHDGREALAKFGSVEPDVVVLDIMLPGLDGLQILQRLRTAESYTPVLFLTARDTVADRVVGLTSGADDYMTKPFSLEELVARLRGLIRRTGEPAPREDTELVVGDLTLDGASRDVTRAGERIELTTTEFELLRFMMRHPRRALSREEILKEVWNYSFDGRTSIVDLYISYLRKKVDAGRAPMIHTVRGVGYQLRPPS from the coding sequence ATGACGACCGCTCCGGTGCGGCCGCGCGCGCAGCAACCGCGGGCCGCCATCCTCGGCAAGTTGCCCCCCATCCGTCGCGAGGACGGGTCACCGATCCGGGTGCTGTTGGTCGACGACGAACGGGCCCTGACCAACCTGGTCAAGATGGCGTTGCACCACGAGGGCTGGACCGTGGAGACTGCGCACGACGGCCGGGAGGCGCTCGCGAAGTTCGGCTCGGTCGAGCCCGACGTGGTGGTGCTCGACATCATGCTGCCGGGCCTCGACGGACTGCAGATCCTGCAGCGCCTGCGGACCGCGGAGAGCTACACGCCGGTGTTGTTCCTGACCGCCCGCGACACGGTCGCCGACCGCGTCGTGGGGTTGACGTCCGGTGCGGACGACTACATGACGAAGCCATTCAGCCTCGAAGAACTCGTCGCTCGACTGCGTGGTCTGATCCGCCGCACCGGCGAGCCCGCACCGCGCGAGGACACCGAGCTGGTCGTCGGCGACCTGACGCTGGACGGGGCGAGCCGTGACGTCACCCGGGCGGGGGAGCGCATCGAACTCACCACCACGGAGTTCGAGCTGCTGCGCTTCATGATGCGCCACCCGCGGCGCGCCCTCAGCCGCGAGGAGATCCTCAAGGAGGTGTGGAACTACTCGTTCGACGGGCGCACCAGCATCGTCGACCTCTACATCTCCTACCTGCGCAAGAAGGTGGACGCCGGCCGGGCGCCGATGATCCACACGGTGCGCGGAGTGGGGTATCAGCTCCGGCCGCCGTCGTGA